The following are from one region of the Sphingomonas oryzagri genome:
- a CDS encoding CvpA family protein: MHSLTLLDIIVLIFVGGGAILGVLRGFVTEVLSLFAWVAVVIALKLFYTPAALIVGTWLHTKSGASLLAFVLVFGITFFGGRMIAQRIGRRTRDSVLGPIDRTLGLGFGALKGLIGATLLFMFGNLVYDIGYGGAAPRPDWVREARSISLLQASRHAIDDMIAKRRGEPAGVENVEGSTTN; this comes from the coding sequence ATGCACTCACTCACCCTTCTCGACATCATCGTGCTGATCTTCGTTGGCGGCGGCGCCATTCTGGGCGTGCTGCGCGGCTTCGTGACGGAGGTGCTGTCGCTGTTCGCCTGGGTGGCGGTGGTGATCGCGCTCAAGCTCTTCTACACGCCCGCCGCGTTGATCGTGGGGACGTGGCTGCACACGAAATCGGGCGCGTCGCTACTCGCCTTCGTGCTGGTGTTCGGGATCACCTTTTTCGGCGGGCGCATGATCGCGCAGCGGATCGGCCGGCGGACGCGCGATTCGGTGCTGGGGCCGATCGATCGCACGCTCGGCCTCGGCTTCGGCGCGCTGAAGGGGCTGATCGGCGCGACGCTGCTCTTCATGTTCGGCAACCTCGTCTACGACATCGGCTATGGCGGCGCGGCGCCGCGCCCGGACTGGGTGCGCGAGGCGCGCTCGATCTCGCTGCTGCAGGCGAGCCGCCACGCGATCGACGACATGATCGCGAAGCGCCGCGGCGAGCCGGCGGGTGTGGAGAATGTCGAGGGAAGTACGACGAACTGA
- a CDS encoding Ppx/GppA family phosphatase: MKPGFLFRPAPPKEAGVHRPDGADGRVGIIDIGSNSIRLVVYDGPHRIPSILFNEKVMAGLGKGLAATGALDPQAVERAFVALERFRLVADKIGVATLHVVATAAVRDATNGTDFLARAAEIGLDVSVLSGEEEAEMAGEGVLAAFPEADGIVGDLGGGSLELARVKDGKVHDRVSFPLGVLRVAEIRKKGPRALRQRVEHMLGEAGWHGKGAGLPFYLVGGSWRALARLVMHMTDYPLPIVHGYAMPAETAQRVVRALAHLDKARLKDVHSLSSSRAGALPDAAAILALVVRELGSASLVTSAYGLREGVLHRNLPADIRDVDPLIHATREEGRRLGRFPEHGDLLDKWMAPLFKEEGAYETRLRHACCLLADVGWRAHPEFRGERGLETALHGNWVGIDARGRAMMAQALYTSFGADGEPEIVAQLCSPEDRTRALRWGLAMRLGQRLSGGVAGPLKSSSIRLEKDAVALRLADGDGALYGEAVERRHKTLAASFGLKATMSEA, from the coding sequence ATGAAACCCGGTTTTCTCTTCCGCCCGGCCCCGCCCAAGGAAGCCGGCGTTCATCGCCCGGACGGCGCCGACGGGCGCGTCGGCATCATCGACATTGGTTCCAACTCGATTCGTCTCGTCGTCTATGACGGGCCGCACCGCATCCCCTCGATCCTGTTCAACGAGAAGGTGATGGCGGGGCTGGGCAAGGGCCTGGCCGCCACCGGCGCGCTCGATCCGCAGGCGGTGGAGCGGGCCTTCGTGGCGCTGGAGCGCTTCCGCCTGGTCGCCGACAAGATCGGCGTCGCCACGCTCCACGTCGTCGCCACGGCGGCGGTGCGCGATGCCACCAACGGCACCGATTTCCTCGCCCGTGCGGCCGAAATCGGTCTCGACGTCTCGGTCCTCTCCGGCGAGGAAGAGGCCGAAATGGCGGGCGAGGGCGTACTCGCCGCCTTTCCGGAGGCCGATGGCATCGTCGGCGATCTTGGTGGTGGCAGCCTCGAACTCGCGCGGGTGAAGGACGGCAAGGTCCACGATCGCGTCTCCTTCCCGCTCGGTGTGCTGCGCGTCGCCGAAATCCGCAAGAAAGGCCCGCGCGCGCTGCGTCAGCGGGTCGAGCATATGCTCGGCGAGGCGGGCTGGCACGGCAAGGGCGCAGGCCTGCCCTTCTACCTCGTCGGCGGATCGTGGCGCGCGTTGGCGCGGCTGGTCATGCACATGACCGATTATCCGCTGCCGATCGTCCACGGTTACGCCATGCCGGCGGAAACCGCGCAGCGCGTGGTCCGGGCGCTCGCCCATCTCGACAAGGCACGGCTCAAGGACGTCCATTCGCTGTCTTCCTCGCGAGCCGGGGCGCTGCCCGATGCCGCCGCGATCCTGGCGCTGGTGGTGCGCGAATTGGGGTCGGCGAGCCTTGTCACCTCCGCCTACGGTCTGCGCGAAGGCGTGCTGCACCGCAATCTGCCGGCCGACATCCGCGACGTCGATCCGCTGATCCACGCCACCCGCGAGGAGGGGCGCCGCCTGGGGCGCTTCCCCGAACATGGCGACCTGCTCGACAAATGGATGGCGCCTCTCTTCAAGGAGGAAGGCGCCTATGAGACCCGCCTCCGCCATGCCTGCTGCCTGCTCGCCGACGTGGGCTGGCGCGCACATCCCGAGTTCCGGGGGGAACGCGGCCTGGAAACGGCGCTGCACGGCAACTGGGTCGGCATCGACGCGCGCGGCCGGGCGATGATGGCGCAGGCGCTCTACACCAGCTTCGGCGCGGATGGAGAACCGGAGATCGTCGCGCAGCTCTGCTCGCCGGAGGATCGCACGCGGGCGCTTCGCTGGGGTCTCGCGATGCGGCTGGGGCAGCGCCTGTCGGGCGGTGTCGCCGGGCCGCTCAAGTCGAGCAGCATCAGGCTGGAGAAGGATGCGGTCGCGCTGCGTCTCGCGGACGGAGACGGCGCGCTCTACGGCGAGGCGGTGGAGCGGCGGCACAAGACGCTGGCGGCCAGCTTCGGTCTGAAGGCGACGATGAGCGAAGCGTAA
- the aroB gene encoding 3-dehydroquinate synthase: protein MTIVPVSLGDRSYDVAIAAGALAHAGERLKSYARGGRFVVVTDEHVAAAQLPKLTASLEAAGLTVEPIVLPAGESTKSWEQLAALSDRLLGLGIERSDNIIALGGGVIGDLVGFAASILKRGCGFVQVPTTLLAQVDSSVGGKTAINTPAGKNLIGAFHQPSHVLIDPDTIDTLPRREVGAGYAEVVKYGLIDDPVFFDWCEANGEHLLAGDPAARTHAIATSIAAKARIVAADERETTGVRALLNLGHTFGHALEAETGFGTRLLHGEGVACGMALAFRYSARLGYCEPEDAARVSAHLKAAGLPVTLAEAGVDTSGEVLVGHMLHDKKMAGGKLPFLLAHGIGRTFLAKGVDLADVAAFLDGERDS from the coding sequence ATGACGATCGTTCCTGTGTCCCTGGGCGATCGCAGCTATGACGTGGCGATCGCGGCAGGCGCGCTGGCCCATGCCGGAGAGCGCCTGAAATCCTATGCGCGGGGCGGCCGGTTCGTGGTGGTGACCGACGAGCATGTCGCCGCCGCACAGCTGCCGAAGCTCACCGCCTCGCTGGAGGCGGCGGGGCTGACGGTCGAGCCGATCGTGCTGCCCGCCGGCGAATCGACCAAGAGCTGGGAGCAACTGGCGGCATTGAGCGACCGGCTGCTCGGCCTCGGCATCGAGCGTTCCGACAACATCATTGCGCTCGGCGGCGGCGTGATCGGCGATCTGGTGGGATTCGCGGCCTCGATCCTGAAGCGCGGCTGCGGCTTCGTGCAGGTGCCGACGACCTTGCTCGCGCAGGTCGATTCATCGGTCGGCGGCAAGACGGCGATCAACACGCCCGCCGGCAAGAACCTGATCGGCGCGTTCCATCAGCCGAGTCACGTGCTGATCGATCCCGACACGATCGATACCCTGCCTCGGCGTGAGGTTGGGGCCGGCTATGCCGAGGTGGTGAAATACGGGCTGATCGACGATCCCGTGTTCTTCGACTGGTGCGAGGCGAACGGCGAGCACCTGCTGGCCGGCGATCCGGCGGCACGCACCCACGCCATCGCCACCAGCATCGCCGCCAAGGCCCGCATCGTCGCCGCCGACGAGCGCGAGACGACCGGCGTGCGCGCGCTGCTCAATCTCGGCCACACCTTCGGCCACGCGCTGGAGGCGGAGACCGGCTTCGGCACGCGCCTGCTCCATGGCGAGGGCGTGGCGTGCGGCATGGCACTGGCTTTCCGCTATTCGGCGCGGCTGGGTTATTGCGAGCCTGAGGATGCGGCGCGGGTCTCGGCGCACCTCAAGGCCGCCGGGTTGCCGGTGACGCTGGCGGAGGCGGGCGTCGATACCTCTGGCGAGGTGCTGGTCGGCCACATGCTCCACGACAAGAAGATGGCTGGCGGCAAGCTGCCCTTCCTGCTCGCGCACGGCATCGGGCGGACGTTTCTGGCGAAGGGTGTCGATCTGGCCGACGTGGCGGCGTTTCTGGACGGGGAACGCGACAGCTAG
- a CDS encoding DUF423 domain-containing protein — protein MRALAILAALSGALAVAAGAFGAHGASGMAAELLKTGSHYQLIHALAALALFQRPLGAFAGWCFVAGGALFAGSLYALALGAPHIFGIVTPFGGMGLIMGWFALAIGAWRARA, from the coding sequence GTGAGGGCACTCGCCATCCTCGCCGCTCTGTCCGGCGCGCTGGCGGTGGCGGCGGGCGCGTTCGGTGCGCACGGCGCGAGCGGCATGGCGGCCGAACTGCTGAAGACAGGATCGCATTATCAGCTGATCCACGCGCTCGCTGCGCTGGCGCTGTTCCAGCGGCCGCTGGGCGCGTTCGCCGGCTGGTGCTTCGTGGCGGGCGGCGCGCTGTTCGCGGGTTCGCTCTATGCGCTGGCGCTGGGGGCGCCGCATATCTTCGGGATCGTCACCCCGTTCGGGGGCATGGGCCTCATCATGGGCTGGTTCGCGCTGGCGATCGGGGCGTGGCGGGCACGAGCCTGA
- a CDS encoding iron-sulfur cluster assembly scaffold protein — protein MSAALYNSTILRLAASIPHDARLTHAEGSSEKRSPVCGSRVTVDVVLDGEGRVAALGQEVRACALGQASASLMGAHAIGRSPEELAAARDAITAFLAKERDDPGDWPGLEIFGPARDYPARHPSIRLAFEAVVEAVADARRAQAA, from the coding sequence ATGTCGGCCGCGCTGTATAATTCCACCATCCTGCGGCTCGCCGCTTCGATCCCGCACGACGCGCGGCTGACCCATGCGGAAGGCTCGTCGGAGAAGCGCTCGCCGGTCTGCGGCAGCCGCGTCACAGTCGATGTCGTGCTGGACGGCGAAGGGCGGGTGGCCGCCTTGGGGCAGGAGGTGCGCGCCTGCGCGCTGGGGCAGGCCTCCGCCTCGCTGATGGGCGCACACGCGATCGGCCGAAGCCCCGAGGAACTGGCGGCGGCGCGCGATGCGATCACGGCCTTCCTCGCGAAAGAGCGGGACGATCCGGGCGATTGGCCCGGCCTCGAAATCTTCGGCCCGGCGCGCGATTATCCGGCGCGCCACCCCTCGATCCGCCTCGCTTTCGAGGCGGTGGTCGAGGCCGTCGCCGACGCCCGCCGGGCGCAGGCGGCATGA
- a CDS encoding cation:proton antiporter domain-containing protein, translating to MTTPTDNLLRDGVIMLGAALPAVLLFRRFGLGAVLGYLVAGVLIGPQMLDLVGDAQGKMGIAEIGITLLLFLVGLELNPRRLWELRRDIFGLGAAQVIAAGLAVALVLRFCANFSPKAALAIGLPLALSSTAQVLPLLRSQGRLHTQFGERAFSILLFQDLSIIPLITIITALSRAPVDQNAPPGWLLGLYTLGAIVALVLAGRYVLSPALRAIGKLGEREMFVAAGLFTVLAASALMEWLHLSTALGAFVAGVMLADSPYRHELEADVEPFRSILLGLFFLTVGMLLDLSAIATRPFFVLGIAAALIIVKTGVLFGIAKIARMETKSAFALGLLLSQGGEFGFVLFGQAQAAYLIAPEAASLFSAVVTLSMATTPFLMSLARRFGGEEAGAKLRGLAGPEEAEQGQAIVVGYGRFGQTVTQMLFAHGMSVTIVDLDTEIIDIGDRMEIKVYYGDGTRLDLLRQAGADEAELICFCIDGDQPSVDVLEAVQETFPHARLLVRVFDRRDVLALKKIGLAPQSVREVMESAVKMGRMALDSVGAETEEIDRIEADYRERDMRRLRAQHEAGELRAQTAVSLMYRPGRTPDALDDQAEG from the coding sequence ATGACGACGCCGACCGACAACCTGCTGCGTGACGGCGTGATCATGCTCGGCGCGGCCTTGCCCGCCGTGCTGCTGTTCCGCCGCTTCGGCCTCGGCGCGGTGCTGGGCTATCTCGTCGCGGGCGTGCTGATCGGGCCGCAGATGCTCGATCTGGTCGGCGACGCGCAGGGCAAGATGGGCATCGCCGAGATCGGCATCACCCTGCTGCTCTTCCTCGTCGGGCTGGAGCTCAATCCGCGCCGGCTATGGGAGCTGAGGCGAGACATCTTCGGGCTGGGCGCCGCGCAGGTGATCGCGGCGGGCCTCGCGGTCGCGTTGGTGCTGCGCTTCTGCGCCAATTTCAGCCCCAAGGCGGCGCTGGCGATCGGCCTGCCGCTGGCCTTGTCGTCCACCGCGCAGGTGCTGCCGCTGCTGCGCTCGCAGGGGCGCCTGCACACCCAGTTCGGCGAGCGGGCCTTCTCGATCCTGCTGTTCCAGGATCTGTCGATCATCCCGCTGATCACGATCATCACCGCGCTCAGCCGCGCGCCGGTGGACCAGAATGCGCCGCCGGGCTGGCTGCTCGGCCTCTACACGCTGGGTGCGATCGTCGCGCTGGTGCTGGCCGGACGCTATGTGCTCAGCCCCGCGCTGCGCGCGATCGGCAAGCTCGGCGAGCGCGAGATGTTCGTGGCGGCCGGGCTGTTCACGGTGCTCGCGGCATCCGCTTTGATGGAGTGGCTGCATCTCTCGACCGCGCTCGGCGCCTTCGTGGCGGGTGTGATGCTGGCGGATTCGCCCTACCGGCACGAGCTGGAGGCGGATGTCGAGCCGTTCCGCTCGATCCTGCTCGGCCTGTTCTTCCTGACGGTCGGCATGTTGCTGGATCTGTCGGCGATCGCGACGCGGCCTTTCTTCGTGCTGGGCATCGCCGCCGCGCTGATCATCGTGAAGACGGGCGTGCTGTTCGGGATCGCCAAGATCGCGCGGATGGAGACGAAATCCGCCTTCGCGCTCGGCCTGCTGCTGAGCCAGGGCGGCGAATTCGGCTTCGTGCTGTTCGGGCAGGCGCAGGCCGCCTATCTGATCGCGCCCGAGGCGGCGAGCCTGTTCTCCGCCGTCGTCACGCTCTCGATGGCGACGACACCGTTCCTGATGTCGCTCGCCCGGCGCTTCGGCGGCGAGGAGGCGGGCGCCAAGCTGCGTGGGCTCGCCGGGCCGGAGGAGGCCGAGCAGGGGCAGGCGATCGTCGTCGGCTATGGCCGCTTCGGCCAGACCGTCACCCAGATGCTGTTCGCCCACGGCATGTCGGTGACCATCGTCGATCTCGACACCGAGATCATCGACATCGGCGACCGGATGGAGATCAAGGTCTATTATGGCGACGGCACCCGGCTCGATCTGCTGCGGCAGGCGGGCGCCGACGAGGCCGAGCTGATCTGCTTCTGTATCGATGGCGACCAGCCCTCCGTGGATGTGCTGGAGGCGGTGCAGGAGACGTTCCCGCACGCCCGCCTGCTGGTCCGCGTGTTCGACCGGCGCGACGTGCTGGCGCTCAAGAAGATCGGCCTCGCGCCGCAATCGGTGCGCGAGGTGATGGAGAGCGCGGTGAAGATGGGGCGCATGGCGCTCGATTCGGTTGGCGCGGAGACCGAGGAGATCGATCGGATCGAGGCCGATTATCGCGAGCGGGACATGCGCCGTCTGCGTGCCCAGCACGAGGCGGGTGAACTGCGCGCGCAGACGGCGGTGAGCCTGATGTACCGGCCCGGCCGCACGCCGGACGCGCTCGACGACCAGGCCGAGGGGTGA
- the radA gene encoding DNA repair protein RadA yields MAKVTKRFVCQACGGVTSRWQGQCGDCAEWNTLVEEAPVAATAFAAKHDLRRGGRQIELVALDADVALPPRTQTGIAELDRTLGGGLVPGSATLIGGDPGIGKSTLLIQAAARLADRGLPVAYISGEEAADQVRLRARRLGLGNAPVKLASATSVRDILATLDSGRPPALLVIDSIQTMHSDMIEGAPGTVSQVRASAQELIRYAKETGAALILVGHVTKDGAIAGPRVLEHMVDTVLSFEGERSHQYRILRAIKNRFGGTDEIGVFAMAEQGLGEVPNPSALFLTQRDEGVAGAVVFPALEGTRPLLVEIQALTVRLASGATPRRAVVGWDSGRLAMILAVLEARCGLSFSTAEVYLNVAGGYRITDPAADLAVAAALVSALAERPVPADAVTFGEVSLSGELRPVAHAAIRLKESAKLGFERALVPSAGSIEAGSIAPSRFPTLGRLVDHLLGRG; encoded by the coding sequence ATGGCCAAGGTCACCAAGCGCTTCGTCTGTCAGGCCTGTGGCGGCGTGACGTCACGCTGGCAGGGGCAGTGCGGCGACTGCGCCGAGTGGAACACGCTGGTGGAGGAAGCGCCCGTCGCCGCCACCGCCTTCGCCGCCAAGCATGACCTGCGGCGCGGTGGCAGACAGATCGAACTGGTAGCGCTCGACGCCGACGTCGCGCTGCCGCCGCGCACGCAGACCGGCATCGCCGAGCTGGACCGCACGCTTGGCGGCGGTCTCGTCCCCGGTTCGGCGACGCTGATCGGCGGCGATCCGGGGATCGGCAAGTCGACCCTGCTGATCCAGGCGGCGGCGCGGCTGGCCGATCGCGGTCTGCCCGTCGCCTATATTTCGGGTGAGGAGGCGGCCGATCAGGTGCGGCTGCGCGCCCGTCGCCTCGGTCTCGGCAACGCGCCGGTCAAGCTCGCGTCCGCCACTTCGGTGCGCGACATCCTCGCCACGCTGGACAGCGGCCGCCCGCCCGCCTTGCTGGTGATCGATTCGATTCAAACCATGCACAGCGACATGATCGAGGGCGCGCCCGGCACGGTCAGCCAGGTGCGCGCGTCGGCGCAGGAACTGATCCGCTACGCCAAGGAAACGGGCGCGGCGCTGATCCTCGTCGGCCATGTCACCAAGGACGGCGCGATCGCCGGCCCGCGCGTTCTGGAGCATATGGTCGACACGGTGCTGAGCTTCGAGGGCGAGCGCAGCCACCAGTATCGCATCCTGCGCGCGATCAAGAACCGCTTCGGCGGTACCGACGAGATCGGCGTCTTCGCCATGGCCGAGCAGGGGCTGGGCGAGGTGCCGAACCCCTCCGCCCTGTTCCTGACGCAACGCGACGAGGGTGTCGCCGGCGCGGTGGTGTTCCCTGCGCTGGAGGGGACGCGGCCGCTGCTCGTCGAGATCCAGGCGCTGACCGTGCGGCTGGCCTCCGGTGCGACGCCGCGCCGCGCGGTGGTCGGCTGGGATTCGGGGCGGCTGGCGATGATCCTCGCGGTGCTGGAGGCGCGCTGCGGGCTGAGCTTCTCCACCGCCGAGGTCTATCTGAACGTGGCGGGCGGCTACCGCATCACCGATCCGGCGGCAGATCTCGCGGTGGCGGCGGCCCTGGTGTCGGCGCTCGCCGAGCGGCCGGTGCCGGCCGACGCGGTGACGTTCGGCGAGGTCTCGCTGTCGGGCGAACTGCGCCCCGTCGCCCACGCCGCGATCCGCCTGAAGGAAAGCGCCAAGCTCGGCTTCGAACGCGCGCTGGTGCCGAGCGCGGGGAGCATCGAGGCGGGCAGCATCGCGCCCAGCCGCTTCCCGACGCTGGGGCGGCTGGTGGATCATCTGCTCGGGCGGGGGTGA